The following coding sequences lie in one BD1-7 clade bacterium genomic window:
- the ucpA_2 gene encoding Oxidoreductase UcpA: MKKALITGAAGGLGFATAELLVANGWHVYIADFDAKALSKLEEQQGFTPVVLDVTDSASIDNACEIVGETTDSLDAIINFAGILAVGSVIELDDAVLERVINVNVLGTFRVNKRFFSMLLKTKGKIVNISSETGWQTAAPFNGAYAMSKHAVEAYSDALRREMALLGVDVIKIQPGPFKTAMVSSIESNFSAAADRSQYFGDVIRRMMGFAVKEGKKGNPPEVLAKAVLDALNAKSPKPAYSVKADPARSALEFLPMTWSDWLMKKVLGG, translated from the coding sequence ATGAAAAAAGCACTTATCACCGGCGCTGCAGGTGGCCTAGGGTTTGCAACAGCTGAGTTACTGGTAGCAAATGGATGGCATGTTTACATTGCCGACTTCGACGCGAAGGCGTTAAGCAAGCTCGAAGAACAACAAGGATTTACACCGGTTGTGCTGGATGTTACTGATTCGGCATCTATTGATAACGCTTGCGAGATTGTCGGTGAAACAACCGATTCACTGGACGCGATTATTAATTTTGCCGGAATCTTGGCAGTGGGTTCTGTCATCGAGTTGGATGACGCAGTGCTTGAGCGTGTTATTAACGTCAACGTCTTGGGTACTTTTCGCGTCAACAAACGTTTCTTCAGCATGCTTCTTAAAACCAAAGGCAAGATCGTCAACATCAGCTCAGAGACCGGTTGGCAAACTGCTGCACCCTTCAATGGTGCATACGCAATGAGCAAGCATGCAGTTGAAGCATATTCAGATGCGCTGCGCCGTGAGATGGCGTTATTGGGTGTTGATGTGATCAAGATTCAACCTGGGCCATTTAAGACGGCAATGGTTAGCTCGATAGAAAGCAACTTTTCTGCTGCTGCTGACAGAAGTCAGTATTTTGGCGATGTCATTCGTCGAATGATGGGTTTTGCGGTAAAAGAGGGCAAAAAGGGTAATCCGCCAGAAGTTTTGGCCAAGGCAGTGCTTGATGCGCTGAATGCTAAGTCGCCAAAGCCAGCGTATTCGGTAAAAGCGGATCCGGCTAGATCTGCGCTGGAATTTTTGCCAATGACTTGGTCTGATTGGCTAATGAAAAAAGTACTAGGCGGTTGA